In a genomic window of Dyadobacter fermentans DSM 18053:
- a CDS encoding O-antigen ligase family protein: protein MTLYYIAFVLLLGSSFWNFKKTVLAWAALSILFHDAVCLKFSSPALTIVFSANAFFFAMFFIKYKRSPVNDPFFNATVTLFFSYLISTFIPENVFSTTILKTVQSTLNNLVIVHIIGACINDIKDLRFTLKVQSFVIIASLLYGIITFLTQSNPVIDFELAQIPTTLETAKLWSYVESSRGIRVQSFFMNPFIFGVYIISFLFLQLIIQSRFPLLIKQNKSYLLILIGLVTVGVFITKSRSVIIPYCLLSPLLLRTTLKRQIGFVALLLLCVVISIPFLDDSVLEMVSSAFDSSSKNVGGSSISMRQHQFAIVLGAFSKAPIFGNGLGYINALKASNFELYGAESVWMPLLANGGVVGVVLYIVFFYLLIKPKIFRGIRFEAALIVGAYLLIVTMNGDVNVGLYYTYLTVVLLYKIKLLYPKLEYGYKQPKTNFRYSSHI, encoded by the coding sequence ATGACGCTGTATTATATTGCATTTGTATTGCTGCTGGGGTCTTCCTTTTGGAACTTCAAGAAAACGGTATTGGCATGGGCCGCATTGTCGATACTTTTTCACGACGCCGTATGTCTAAAATTTTCTTCCCCTGCGCTTACGATAGTGTTTTCCGCTAATGCGTTTTTCTTCGCAATGTTCTTTATAAAATACAAGCGGAGTCCAGTAAACGATCCCTTCTTTAACGCCACAGTCACATTATTTTTTTCCTATCTGATATCGACATTCATTCCTGAGAATGTTTTTAGCACCACAATTCTGAAAACAGTACAATCCACGTTAAACAACCTGGTCATTGTGCATATTATTGGAGCATGTATCAACGATATTAAGGATCTGCGTTTCACGTTAAAAGTGCAGTCATTTGTCATTATTGCGTCGCTGTTATATGGGATTATAACCTTTTTGACTCAGTCAAACCCTGTCATTGATTTTGAGCTCGCTCAGATCCCAACAACGCTTGAAACAGCAAAACTTTGGTCATATGTGGAGTCAAGCAGAGGGATAAGAGTCCAGTCTTTTTTTATGAACCCATTTATATTTGGGGTTTACATCATATCATTTCTCTTCCTGCAATTAATAATCCAAAGCAGATTTCCTTTGTTAATAAAGCAGAACAAATCGTACCTTTTAATACTGATAGGCTTGGTAACCGTAGGGGTTTTTATAACCAAGTCAAGGTCTGTTATTATTCCGTACTGCCTTCTCTCGCCGCTTCTTCTCAGAACAACACTCAAACGGCAAATTGGATTTGTTGCGCTGCTACTGCTTTGCGTTGTAATTTCTATTCCTTTCCTCGACGACTCGGTACTAGAAATGGTCTCCTCTGCATTCGATTCCAGTTCAAAAAATGTTGGTGGTAGTTCGATCTCCATGCGTCAGCACCAGTTTGCTATTGTTCTCGGTGCATTCTCAAAAGCTCCTATTTTCGGAAACGGACTTGGCTACATTAACGCATTAAAGGCTTCGAACTTTGAACTGTACGGTGCTGAAAGTGTTTGGATGCCGCTGCTGGCGAATGGCGGAGTGGTGGGGGTTGTATTGTACATTGTATTCTTCTATTTGCTGATCAAACCCAAGATATTTAGGGGCATTCGATTTGAAGCGGCGTTGATCGTCGGAGCCTATTTACTCATCGTCACGATGAACGGCGATGTGAACGTAGGTCTATATTACACCTATTTGACCGTCGTGTTACTTTATAAAATTAAGCTCCTTTATCCAAAACTGGAATATGGATACAAGCAACCGAAAACCAATTTCCGTTATAGTTCCCATATATAA
- a CDS encoding polysaccharide pyruvyl transferase family protein produces MKIGIITLPLHSNYGGILQAYALQKALSALGHQAFVIQPDKQNIPLVKRAIKFSKNTIKWLRGDNVIFNIDELKENASRITRPFVDKHIPLVSKSAIYSDEELRSFDAFVVGSDQIWRPKYYPNIAEAYFSFLPENSTAKRIAYAPSFGTDSWEYSISQAAECKRLIGKFNSLSVREISAVDLCNAHFNVKAEHVLDPTLLIERQTYIDLFQTSNKIHSGGTLFSYILDMNDEKTSAIKHIEKQLNVTSFSPSKPSIKKNVPIELNIEYSVEQWLKAFNDAEFIITDSFHAVVFSIIFNKPFLVWGNVQRGLTRFSSLLRIFDLEDRLVTSAKSVESVVAKKIDWQHVNSLHEKKKNESIQFLQEALN; encoded by the coding sequence ATGAAAATAGGCATAATAACCCTCCCGCTCCATTCCAACTACGGTGGGATTTTGCAGGCTTACGCGCTCCAAAAAGCATTGTCGGCTCTTGGTCACCAGGCATTTGTTATTCAACCAGATAAGCAAAATATTCCGCTAGTAAAAAGGGCTATCAAGTTTTCTAAAAACACGATTAAGTGGCTCCGCGGAGACAATGTGATTTTTAACATCGACGAGTTGAAAGAAAATGCTTCGCGCATCACCAGGCCATTTGTTGATAAGCACATTCCTTTGGTTTCGAAATCCGCCATTTATTCCGATGAAGAGCTGAGAAGTTTTGATGCATTCGTAGTTGGAAGTGATCAGATTTGGCGGCCTAAATATTACCCGAACATCGCGGAAGCTTACTTTTCCTTTCTACCTGAAAACTCAACCGCCAAACGTATCGCCTACGCCCCGTCCTTTGGCACGGATTCATGGGAATATTCCATCAGCCAAGCCGCAGAATGTAAAAGACTGATTGGAAAGTTTAATAGTTTATCGGTACGCGAAATTTCTGCGGTTGATTTGTGCAACGCTCATTTTAATGTAAAAGCTGAGCATGTGCTTGACCCGACATTACTTATCGAGCGCCAAACTTATATTGATTTATTTCAAACATCAAACAAAATACATAGTGGGGGAACCTTGTTTTCCTACATTCTGGATATGAATGATGAAAAGACCAGTGCCATTAAGCATATTGAGAAGCAGCTGAATGTAACTTCATTTAGCCCATCCAAACCTAGTATCAAAAAAAATGTTCCGATCGAGCTTAACATCGAATACTCAGTCGAACAATGGTTGAAGGCATTTAATGATGCCGAGTTCATTATTACGGACTCGTTTCACGCGGTCGTATTCTCTATTATATTTAATAAGCCGTTTCTGGTATGGGGTAACGTGCAACGGGGTCTCACGAGGTTCTCATCTTTGCTACGAATTTTTGATCTGGAAGATAGATTAGTAACCAGCGCAAAATCTGTGGAGTCAGTTGTAGCAAAAAAGATTGATTGGCAGCATGTAAATTCTTTGCATGAAAAAAAGAAAAATGAATCCATTCAATTCCTCCAAGAGGCGCTGAACTAA
- a CDS encoding nitroreductase family protein has product MAIGKKAIIAVVGQDRFLRMAFVKNLALNFYADYVLFKKHSTVFKVDNIKKIEAKIILDYHGLEKGMLFEQMKPAFAKERILRLHKYLNLEEVIRHAAQNSQLRVAYQVICKYYELHQQLQVDITSFYTEEQYKKYQKILGEASSPNFNGVIEYNREKFYGSNKSEFEVFAHSRKSIRDFTGEKIPKDVIDRAIELALTAPSVCNRQASNVYLIEDKEKIDRVLEVQGGFKGYGKNVSQLLILTNDRNFYYTIGERNQLYVDGGIFLMNLLYSLHYYEIANCPANWGKEVTAERKLSQFVTIPESQKIICIIPIGVSREKFRVTLSERRPLNEVLKTL; this is encoded by the coding sequence ATGGCAATAGGTAAAAAGGCAATCATCGCAGTAGTGGGCCAAGATCGTTTTCTGCGAATGGCCTTCGTAAAGAATCTGGCACTTAACTTTTACGCGGATTATGTCCTCTTCAAGAAACATTCCACTGTTTTTAAAGTGGATAATATTAAGAAAATCGAGGCGAAAATCATTCTCGATTATCATGGCTTGGAGAAAGGAATGCTATTTGAACAAATGAAACCAGCGTTTGCAAAAGAGCGCATTCTGAGGCTTCATAAATATTTAAATCTTGAAGAAGTGATCCGCCATGCAGCACAGAACTCCCAGCTGCGTGTTGCATACCAGGTTATATGTAAATATTATGAGCTACACCAACAACTGCAAGTCGACATAACATCTTTTTACACGGAGGAACAATACAAAAAATATCAAAAGATTCTTGGCGAAGCTTCTTCTCCAAATTTTAATGGAGTAATTGAATACAACCGAGAAAAATTCTATGGCTCAAACAAATCAGAATTTGAAGTCTTCGCTCATTCGCGAAAAAGTATCCGTGATTTCACCGGAGAAAAAATTCCGAAAGATGTAATTGACCGTGCAATCGAACTCGCGCTGACCGCTCCATCTGTTTGTAACCGCCAAGCAAGTAACGTATATCTGATAGAGGACAAGGAAAAAATCGATCGTGTGCTGGAAGTCCAGGGGGGCTTCAAAGGCTATGGCAAAAATGTCAGTCAGCTCCTAATATTGACTAACGACAGAAACTTCTACTATACTATTGGAGAGCGAAATCAGCTATACGTAGACGGCGGAATTTTTTTAATGAATCTTCTCTACTCGCTGCACTACTACGAGATTGCAAATTGCCCGGCGAACTGGGGAAAAGAAGTAACTGCGGAAAGAAAGCTAAGTCAATTTGTAACCATACCGGAATCGCAAAAAATCATTTGTATAATCCCAATTGGAGTTTCGCGTGAAAAGTTTAGAGTGACCCTTTCCGAGCGTAGGCCTCTAAATGAAGTTCTAAAAACACTCTAG
- a CDS encoding lipopolysaccharide biosynthesis protein produces the protein MTKPATQNTNRIAKNTLFLYVRMLLTMGVSFYTVRVVLETLGVVDYGLYNVVGGVVVMFSFLSSTLATASQRFFAYELGRGDHVQLQKTFSMTLSIYILVGVAIFLVAETVGLWFLNNKMNIPLGRTDSVFWVYQFSVFSFIMTMFAVPYNAAIIAHEDMKVYAYVSVVEALLKLAIVYLLVLFSSDKLKLYAVLLFGVTTATSLIYQIYCRRKYSECRYTPYWNKKLFSEIATYSGWNLIGALASALNNQGLNIVLNMFFGPTVNAARAVAYQINTAVNQFVQNFLVASRPQITKYYAQKDITKMLHLVFQTSKFSFLLLSLISIPVLIETRFILEIWLAKVPDHTILFTKLVLINTLIDCFSYPLMAAAQATGNIKRYQLIVGGVMTLNLPIAYVLLSTGLAPETVFFCSIANSIVCLALRLLILRQMLDLQIGVFITKVLLVSVACFALSYYTPMLITQNMSDGIVRFLVVGSLSVITTALSAYSLGLTSIEKETLSSQIKLRFSKM, from the coding sequence ATGACCAAACCAGCGACTCAAAATACGAACCGGATAGCAAAAAACACCCTCTTCCTGTATGTCAGGATGTTGCTCACCATGGGCGTTTCATTTTACACAGTTCGCGTAGTTCTGGAAACACTTGGTGTGGTTGACTATGGGCTTTACAACGTCGTGGGAGGTGTTGTCGTGATGTTCTCATTTTTGAGCAGCACGCTGGCGACAGCGTCGCAACGTTTCTTTGCCTACGAATTAGGGAGAGGAGATCACGTACAACTGCAAAAGACGTTTAGTATGACCCTATCTATATATATTTTAGTAGGGGTCGCGATCTTCCTGGTTGCAGAAACAGTTGGCCTATGGTTCTTGAACAACAAAATGAATATTCCCCTCGGTAGAACCGACAGTGTCTTCTGGGTATATCAATTTTCTGTATTTTCATTTATCATGACCATGTTTGCTGTGCCTTACAATGCTGCAATCATCGCCCATGAGGACATGAAAGTTTATGCATATGTAAGTGTTGTAGAGGCCCTTTTGAAGTTGGCTATTGTCTATCTTCTTGTTCTTTTTTCCTCGGATAAGCTGAAACTATATGCGGTATTGCTCTTCGGTGTGACCACCGCAACGAGTTTGATCTATCAGATTTATTGTAGGCGAAAGTATTCCGAATGCAGATATACTCCTTACTGGAATAAGAAACTGTTTAGTGAAATTGCGACATATTCTGGCTGGAACCTGATTGGCGCGCTAGCAAGTGCGCTCAACAACCAAGGCCTGAACATAGTACTGAATATGTTCTTTGGGCCGACTGTAAATGCGGCCAGGGCGGTTGCTTATCAGATTAATACTGCTGTTAATCAATTTGTGCAAAATTTCCTGGTAGCATCGCGTCCTCAGATAACTAAGTACTATGCGCAAAAAGATATTACCAAAATGCTGCACCTGGTGTTTCAGACATCCAAGTTTTCGTTTCTGCTGTTATCATTGATTTCGATCCCTGTCCTTATTGAAACTCGTTTCATTTTGGAAATCTGGTTAGCAAAAGTTCCTGACCACACTATTCTTTTCACCAAACTAGTTTTAATCAACACACTTATCGACTGTTTCTCGTACCCATTAATGGCAGCCGCACAGGCGACCGGTAACATAAAAAGGTATCAGCTAATCGTTGGTGGCGTAATGACACTAAACCTGCCGATTGCATATGTGCTCCTTTCGACTGGCCTTGCTCCCGAAACGGTGTTCTTCTGCTCCATAGCTAATTCGATCGTCTGCCTTGCATTGAGATTACTGATACTTCGGCAAATGCTCGATTTGCAGATCGGTGTATTTATAACGAAAGTGCTGCTCGTATCTGTTGCATGCTTCGCTCTTTCCTATTATACACCCATGTTGATCACTCAGAATATGAGCGACGGCATCGTGAGATTTTTAGTTGTGGGCAGCCTATCCGTCATAACAACGGCGCTGAGCGCATATTCATTAGGGCTCACATCCATAGAAAAAGAAACACTAAGTAGTCAAATCAAACTAAGATTTTCCAAGATGTAA
- a CDS encoding NAD-dependent epimerase/dehydratase family protein, producing the protein MKVLVTGSAGFIGFHTVNKLLSEGFDVVGLDNINDYYSPQLKYARLQEAGIEQESVKWYSLVQSKLHSAYRFVRMDLEDKQQLFSLFQSEKFDYVINLAAQAGVRYSIENPDVYVQSNVIGFHYILEACRHFPPKHLVHASSSSVYGANAKIPFSEEDKVDTPVSLYAATKKSNELMAHAYSHLYGIPITCLRFFTVYGPWGRPDMAPMLFARAISEGKPIKIFNNGEMERDFTFVGDIVNGITKTTVTGFDETPKYRVLNIGNGSPVNLMDFITELEKGLEAEAQKDFMPMQPGDVPRTWASQDKLQDIVNYTPEVKLTDGILEFAKWFQSYAKVSVNLA; encoded by the coding sequence ATGAAAGTACTTGTCACTGGAAGTGCTGGCTTTATAGGCTTTCACACTGTAAATAAATTACTCAGCGAAGGATTTGATGTTGTTGGCCTGGATAATATCAACGACTATTATTCTCCCCAGCTTAAGTACGCACGCTTGCAGGAAGCTGGAATTGAACAGGAATCTGTAAAATGGTACAGCCTCGTACAAAGCAAACTTCACAGTGCTTATAGGTTTGTCAGAATGGATTTGGAAGATAAACAGCAATTATTCAGTCTGTTTCAATCTGAGAAGTTTGATTATGTGATCAATCTTGCTGCTCAGGCAGGAGTCCGATATTCTATTGAAAATCCAGATGTTTATGTACAATCAAATGTCATCGGTTTTCATTACATCTTGGAGGCATGCCGGCACTTTCCGCCAAAACATTTGGTTCATGCATCTTCTTCATCTGTGTATGGCGCTAATGCAAAAATACCATTCTCAGAAGAAGACAAAGTTGACACACCCGTCAGCCTATACGCCGCTACCAAAAAGAGCAACGAATTGATGGCGCACGCTTACAGTCATCTCTATGGTATCCCTATTACATGTTTGCGATTTTTTACTGTTTATGGTCCCTGGGGCAGACCAGACATGGCTCCAATGCTTTTCGCTCGCGCAATCAGTGAAGGCAAGCCTATTAAGATTTTCAACAACGGTGAAATGGAACGGGATTTCACATTTGTCGGCGACATCGTGAATGGCATTACTAAAACTACCGTGACAGGTTTCGATGAAACACCGAAGTATCGGGTGCTGAACATTGGAAATGGTTCACCGGTTAATCTGATGGATTTTATCACAGAATTAGAAAAAGGACTCGAAGCCGAAGCACAGAAAGATTTCATGCCCATGCAGCCCGGCGATGTACCCAGGACCTGGGCAAGCCAGGACAAATTACAGGACATCGTGAATTATACACCAGAAGTGAAACTGACAGATGGTATACTGGAATTTGCAAAATGGTTTCAGTCCTACGCGAAAGTTTCAGTAAACCTCGCATGA